In a single window of the Longimicrobiales bacterium genome:
- the glgB gene encoding 1,4-alpha-glucan branching protein GlgB: protein MTETFISEHDLYLFNEGTHNQLYRRLGAHVGSMNGAEGTHFAVWAPNARSVSVFGDFNDWRPGEVVLEPVGVSGIWAGFIDGIGPGTTYKYHIISQHHGYRVEKADPFGFLHEMPPRTASIVTTLGYDWGDDRWMQQRRDRNALGAPISIYEVHLGSWMRPAEHGRFLGYRELAPRLVEYVTTMGFTHVEFLPVMEHPFYGSWGYQTTGYFAPTSRFGTPQDFMYLIDFLHQHDIGVLLDWVPSHFPGDEHGLAYFDGTHLYEHADPRQGFHPDWSSYIFNYGRNEVRSFLLSSARFWLDEYHVDGLRVDAVASMLYLDYSRKEGEWIPNTFGGRENLEAIEFLRRLNSDVYGAHPDVQTYAEESTAWPMVSRPVYVGGLGFGMKWDMGWMHDTLEYIRHDPIHRRYHHGELTFRMVYAFNENFVLPLSHDEVVHGKGSLLDRMPGDEWQRFANLRLLYGYMFTQPGKKLLFMGGEFAQGREWSHESSLDWHLLQYPHHDGMRRWVADLNRMYREEPAAHALDFSHEGFRWIDMHDSANSVLSYMRRGPDPADTLLVVCNFTPITRENYRLGVPAIGFWQEILNSDAVEYGGSGVGNFGGVEATPLPSHGQLRSITLTLPPLATLVLKRRPEGA, encoded by the coding sequence ATGACAGAGACATTCATCTCGGAACACGACCTGTACCTGTTCAACGAGGGCACGCACAACCAGCTCTACCGCCGGCTGGGCGCGCACGTCGGAAGCATGAATGGCGCGGAAGGCACTCATTTCGCCGTATGGGCGCCGAATGCGCGGTCGGTTTCCGTGTTCGGGGACTTCAACGACTGGAGACCGGGCGAGGTCGTGCTGGAACCGGTTGGTGTCTCCGGGATCTGGGCCGGCTTCATCGATGGCATCGGACCCGGAACGACGTACAAGTATCACATCATCTCACAGCACCACGGCTACCGCGTCGAGAAGGCGGATCCGTTCGGCTTTCTGCACGAGATGCCTCCCCGCACCGCGTCCATCGTGACGACCCTCGGGTACGACTGGGGTGACGACCGCTGGATGCAGCAGCGCCGCGACCGCAATGCACTCGGGGCGCCGATCTCGATCTACGAGGTGCACCTCGGCTCCTGGATGCGGCCCGCGGAGCACGGTCGCTTCCTCGGCTACCGCGAGCTTGCGCCCCGGCTGGTCGAGTACGTGACGACCATGGGGTTCACCCACGTCGAGTTCCTGCCGGTCATGGAGCATCCGTTCTACGGGTCGTGGGGTTACCAGACCACCGGTTACTTCGCGCCGACGTCGCGGTTCGGCACGCCGCAGGACTTCATGTATCTCATCGATTTCCTGCACCAGCACGACATCGGCGTCCTCCTGGACTGGGTGCCGTCCCACTTTCCCGGCGACGAGCACGGCCTCGCCTACTTCGACGGCACGCACCTCTACGAACACGCCGATCCGCGCCAGGGATTTCACCCGGACTGGAGCAGCTACATCTTCAACTATGGGCGCAACGAGGTCCGCAGCTTCCTCCTCAGCAGCGCACGCTTCTGGCTCGACGAGTACCACGTCGACGGGCTGCGGGTCGACGCCGTCGCGTCGATGCTGTACCTCGACTACTCGCGCAAGGAAGGCGAGTGGATCCCCAACACGTTCGGCGGTCGCGAGAACCTCGAGGCGATCGAGTTCCTCCGGCGGCTGAACTCCGACGTGTACGGCGCGCACCCGGACGTGCAGACGTACGCCGAGGAGTCGACGGCATGGCCCATGGTGTCACGACCGGTGTATGTCGGTGGGCTCGGCTTCGGCATGAAGTGGGACATGGGCTGGATGCACGACACGCTCGAGTACATCCGCCACGACCCGATCCACCGGCGCTACCACCACGGTGAGCTGACCTTCCGGATGGTGTACGCCTTCAACGAGAACTTCGTGCTCCCGCTCTCGCACGACGAGGTGGTGCACGGCAAGGGCTCGCTTCTCGACCGCATGCCCGGCGATGAATGGCAGCGGTTCGCGAATCTGCGGCTGCTCTACGGGTACATGTTCACGCAGCCGGGCAAGAAGCTCCTGTTCATGGGCGGTGAGTTCGCGCAGGGCCGGGAGTGGAGCCACGAATCGTCGCTCGACTGGCACCTGCTCCAGTATCCGCATCACGATGGCATGCGTCGCTGGGTCGCCGACCTGAATCGCATGTACCGCGAGGAACCCGCCGCACATGCGCTGGACTTCTCGCATGAGGGCTTCCGCTGGATCGACATGCACGACAGCGCCAACAGCGTGCTCAGCTACATGCGCCGCGGACCCGACCCGGCAGACACGCTGCTCGTGGTGTGCAACTTCACTCCCATCACGCGTGAAAACTACCGGCTCGGTGTGCCGGCTATCGGGTTCTGGCAGGAGATCCTCAACAGCGATGCCGTCGAGTACGGCGGCAGTGGTGTCGGCAACTTTGGTGGCGTCGAAGCGACGCCCTTGCCGTCACACGGTCAGCTCCGATCGATCACCCTCACGCTGCCACCCCTCGCGACCCTGGTGCTCAAGCGCAGACCGGAGGGCGCGTGA
- the treS gene encoding maltose alpha-D-glucosyltransferase: MPRRRTQAPTDPLWYKDAIIYELHVRAFADSDGDGMGDFAGLTEKLDYLQELGVTALWVLPFYPSPWRDDGYDIADYTSVHPAYGVMADFRRFLKEAHKRDLRVITELVINHTSDQHPWFQRARRARPGSVARDFYVWSDTPEKYREARIIFKDFESSNWAWDPVAKQYFWHRFYSHQPDLNYDSPAVHQAIFRVMDYWFRMGVDGMRLDAIPYLYEREGTNCENLPETHDFLKKLRSHLDANFENRMLLAEANQWPEETVPYFGDGDECHMNFHFPVMPRLFMSIQMEDRFPIIDILRQTPPIPENCQWATFLRNHDELTLEMVTDEERDFMYRVYANDPQARINLGIRRRLAPLLGNNRRKIELMNALLFSLPGTPVLYYGDEIGMGDNIYLGDRNGVRTPMQWSPDRNAGFSRANPQRLYLPVIVDPEYHYETVNVEAQQANPSSLLWWTRRLIALRKRFKAFGRGTIEFLYPENRKVLAFIRRYDDECIFVIANLSRFSQYVQLDLSHVRGSIPVELFGRSEFPPIGTEPYVLTLGPHGFYWFSLLSPRAETAVPLSSELPGIALPTTGLAGAIDGAERLGLLPVVSEQMQEARWFQGKARKVRGVIIPDRLTLPLRDRDETAEIAIVHVDYIEHDADDYVVPLALTQGSSDAVRRASLATIEGETRRIVDALTLPATHLALLDLIVNRRRARGRHGELVGIRTPVLRGLLRERGMPEESRLFSAEQSNTSIGFGDTFVLKVFRRLEDGESLDLEIGRFLSERNFPYAPRVAGAIEYRRDGKARTLAVLQEFVPNEGDAWGLTVDAVAEAYERAATRATGPLAREAVTTAALLDSAAGTELPQEDRELAGTALERARLLGQRTAELHMTLGSDTRSDAFAPESFTMFYQRSLYQSMRNLTGRTLQLLQSQLERLPEGARRDATVILDLEERLLGRFRRIIDGKLHGQRIRTHGDYHLGQVLFTGRDFVITDFEGEPARPLSERRIKRSPLRDVAGMLRSYHYAAHSSMLDADITATHERVARIAFGESWYHAVATGFLQQYLETMGDTPLLPPTRAEIEILLDAYLLEKAVYELAYEMNNRPAWAAIPLLAVRQLLQK, from the coding sequence ATGCCTAGACGACGCACCCAGGCACCGACGGACCCGCTCTGGTACAAGGACGCCATCATCTACGAGCTTCATGTCCGCGCCTTCGCCGACAGTGACGGTGACGGCATGGGCGACTTTGCGGGGCTCACCGAAAAGCTCGACTACCTGCAGGAGCTGGGTGTAACCGCGCTCTGGGTGCTGCCCTTCTACCCGTCCCCCTGGCGCGACGACGGCTACGACATCGCCGACTACACGAGCGTGCATCCGGCGTACGGCGTCATGGCCGATTTCCGCCGCTTCCTGAAGGAAGCGCACAAGCGCGACCTGCGCGTGATCACCGAGCTGGTCATCAATCACACGTCCGATCAGCACCCCTGGTTCCAGCGGGCTCGCCGTGCCAGGCCCGGCTCCGTCGCGCGCGACTTCTACGTGTGGAGCGACACCCCGGAGAAGTACCGGGAGGCCCGCATCATCTTCAAGGATTTCGAAAGCTCCAACTGGGCGTGGGATCCGGTGGCGAAGCAGTACTTCTGGCACCGCTTCTACTCGCATCAGCCTGATCTCAACTACGACAGCCCGGCAGTGCACCAGGCCATCTTCCGCGTGATGGATTACTGGTTCCGCATGGGCGTCGATGGAATGCGGCTGGATGCGATCCCGTACCTGTACGAGCGCGAAGGTACCAACTGCGAGAACCTGCCGGAAACGCACGACTTCCTGAAGAAGCTGCGCTCGCATCTCGATGCCAACTTCGAGAACCGGATGCTGCTCGCAGAGGCCAACCAGTGGCCGGAAGAGACGGTGCCCTACTTCGGGGATGGGGACGAGTGTCACATGAACTTCCACTTCCCCGTCATGCCCCGCCTCTTCATGTCGATCCAGATGGAGGATCGCTTCCCCATCATCGACATCCTTCGTCAGACGCCGCCGATCCCCGAGAACTGCCAGTGGGCGACGTTCCTCAGGAACCATGACGAGCTGACGCTCGAGATGGTGACCGACGAGGAGCGGGATTTCATGTACCGCGTATACGCGAACGATCCCCAGGCGCGTATCAACCTCGGGATCCGTCGCCGTCTGGCGCCGCTGCTCGGCAACAACCGCCGCAAGATCGAGCTGATGAACGCGCTGCTGTTCTCACTGCCGGGCACACCGGTGCTCTACTACGGCGACGAGATCGGGATGGGCGACAACATCTATCTCGGTGACCGCAACGGCGTGCGCACTCCCATGCAGTGGTCACCGGACCGGAACGCAGGCTTCTCGCGGGCCAACCCGCAGCGCCTCTACCTCCCCGTCATCGTGGATCCCGAGTACCACTACGAGACGGTGAACGTGGAGGCGCAGCAGGCGAATCCGAGCTCGCTGCTCTGGTGGACGCGACGCCTGATTGCGTTGCGCAAGCGATTCAAGGCGTTCGGCAGGGGGACGATCGAGTTCCTCTACCCGGAGAACCGCAAGGTGCTCGCGTTCATCCGGCGCTACGACGACGAGTGCATCTTCGTGATTGCGAACCTGTCGCGTTTCTCCCAGTACGTACAGCTCGACCTTTCGCACGTGCGCGGCTCGATCCCCGTGGAGCTGTTCGGCCGCTCGGAGTTTCCGCCGATCGGCACCGAGCCGTACGTGCTCACGCTCGGGCCACACGGCTTCTACTGGTTTTCCCTGCTTTCGCCGCGTGCGGAGACGGCCGTTCCTCTCTCCTCGGAGCTGCCCGGCATCGCCCTGCCCACCACCGGTCTCGCCGGCGCAATCGACGGCGCGGAACGACTCGGGCTCCTGCCGGTGGTGAGCGAGCAGATGCAGGAGGCTCGCTGGTTCCAGGGCAAGGCGCGCAAGGTTCGGGGCGTGATCATTCCCGATCGCCTGACGCTGCCGCTCCGTGACCGGGACGAGACGGCCGAAATCGCGATCGTCCATGTCGACTACATCGAGCATGATGCGGACGACTACGTTGTGCCGCTCGCGCTGACCCAGGGATCGTCGGACGCTGTACGTCGCGCCTCGCTCGCGACGATCGAGGGCGAGACCCGTCGCATCGTGGATGCGCTCACGCTGCCCGCCACACACCTCGCGCTTCTCGACCTGATCGTCAACCGGCGCCGCGCCCGCGGCAGGCATGGAGAGCTCGTGGGGATTCGGACGCCCGTGCTGCGCGGCCTGCTGCGCGAGCGGGGGATGCCCGAGGAAAGCCGCCTCTTCTCTGCAGAGCAGTCGAACACGTCGATCGGCTTCGGCGACACGTTCGTGCTCAAGGTGTTCCGACGCCTGGAAGATGGTGAAAGCCTGGACCTGGAGATCGGTCGCTTCCTCAGCGAGCGCAACTTCCCGTACGCTCCGCGCGTGGCAGGGGCAATCGAGTACCGGCGCGATGGCAAGGCCCGCACCCTCGCGGTGCTGCAGGAGTTCGTACCCAACGAGGGGGATGCGTGGGGACTCACGGTGGACGCGGTCGCCGAGGCGTACGAGCGTGCCGCGACGCGCGCGACGGGGCCACTCGCCCGTGAGGCGGTCACCACGGCCGCACTGCTCGATTCCGCTGCCGGCACGGAGCTCCCGCAGGAGGACCGGGAGCTCGCCGGCACCGCGCTCGAGCGCGCCCGCCTGCTCGGGCAGCGTACTGCAGAGCTGCACATGACGCTCGGCAGCGACACGCGCAGCGACGCCTTCGCGCCCGAGTCGTTCACGATGTTCTATCAGCGCTCCCTCTATCAGTCGATGCGGAACCTGACCGGGCGAACACTGCAGTTGCTGCAATCCCAGCTGGAGCGGCTGCCGGAGGGGGCGCGCAGGGACGCCACCGTGATCCTCGACCTCGAGGAACGCCTGCTCGGCCGCTTCCGCCGGATCATCGACGGCAAGCTGCATGGCCAGCGGATCCGCACGCACGGCGATTATCACCTCGGCCAGGTGCTGTTCACCGGTCGCGACTTCGTCATCACGGATTTCGAAGGTGAGCCCGCGCGGCCGTTGAGCGAGCGGCGCATCAAGCGCTCGCCATTGCGCGACGTCGCAGGGATGCTGCGGTCGTATCATTACGCGGCGCACTCCAGCATGCTGGACGCGGATATCACGGCTACGCACGAGCGCGTTGCGCGCATTGCCTTCGGCGAGAGCTGGTACCATGCCGTCGCGACCGGCTTCCTCCAGCAGTACCTCGAGACCATGGGCGACACGCCACTGCTGCCGCCCACGCGCGCAGAGATCGAGATCCTGCTGGACGCCTACCTGCTGGAGAAGGCCGTCTACGAGCTCGCATACGAGATGAACAACCGGCCCGCCTGGGCTGCCATTCCGCTGCTCGCGGTGCGGCAGCTGCTGCAGAAATGA
- the treZ gene encoding malto-oligosyltrehalose trehalohydrolase: MTPRPPLPLGARLDGPRATFCVWAPAVHSMALVLDGPLRRTHAMARDDNGYFTATLPDIRAGQRYGFRLDGDDVLPDPATRWQPDGVHGLSAVQPTTFAWTSSGWSGLPLESYVLYELHAGSFTPEGTLDAAAGRLAELRELGITVIELMPLSQFAGTRNWGYDGVHPFAVQNSYGGPDALKRFVDACHREGLGVCLDVVYNHLGPEGNHLSRFGPYFTDRYNTPWGDALNFDGPDSDHVRAFFIESALQWIDEYRIDALRLDAIHAIVDTSAYPFLRELADRVHARSEELDRQVVLIAESDLADPRVLRSVQHAGLGMDAQWLDDFHHALHSLLTGERDGYYQDYGGIEHLARAYGRGYVYAGEYSGYRRRRHGAAANDVAPASFVTFIQNHDQIGNRMLGDRLAGQLTREQNQLAAAALLLSPFTPLLFMGEEYGAETPFPYFVSHTDEELVAAVRRGRTEEFAGFGWADDPPDPQAGGTFESAVLNWSLRETGEHAARLALYRELLAIRRELQELRPRSFDEIDTAVDPATRMLRVTCTTPRGATALYLHFGDMPATATVPSGGTWRIRLDTGAGPARGRSDEVVPADASLELAPWSAVLLLREGLEA, translated from the coding sequence GTGACGCCGCGTCCTCCACTGCCCCTGGGCGCCCGGCTGGATGGCCCACGCGCGACATTCTGCGTATGGGCACCCGCCGTCCACTCGATGGCGCTGGTGCTGGATGGGCCACTCCGCCGCACGCACGCAATGGCGCGTGACGACAACGGCTACTTCACGGCTACGCTCCCGGATATCCGGGCCGGCCAGCGCTACGGCTTCCGGCTCGACGGGGACGATGTGCTGCCGGACCCCGCGACCCGCTGGCAGCCCGATGGAGTGCACGGTCTGTCCGCTGTCCAGCCCACGACGTTCGCATGGACCAGCAGCGGGTGGAGCGGACTTCCGCTCGAGAGCTACGTCCTCTACGAGCTGCACGCAGGCAGCTTCACACCAGAGGGAACGTTGGACGCCGCTGCCGGCAGACTTGCCGAGCTGCGCGAGCTGGGGATCACGGTCATCGAGCTGATGCCCCTCTCGCAGTTTGCCGGCACGCGCAACTGGGGCTACGACGGCGTGCATCCATTCGCCGTGCAGAACAGCTACGGTGGACCGGACGCCCTCAAGCGCTTCGTCGATGCCTGTCACCGGGAAGGGCTCGGCGTCTGTCTCGATGTCGTGTACAACCACCTCGGGCCCGAAGGCAATCACCTCTCCCGATTCGGACCATACTTCACCGACCGCTACAACACGCCCTGGGGCGACGCACTCAATTTCGACGGGCCGGACTCCGATCACGTGCGTGCGTTCTTCATCGAGTCCGCGTTGCAGTGGATCGACGAGTACCGTATCGACGCATTACGCCTGGACGCGATCCACGCGATCGTGGACACCTCTGCGTACCCGTTCCTCCGTGAGCTGGCGGATCGCGTGCACGCCCGGTCGGAGGAGCTCGACCGGCAGGTCGTGCTCATCGCCGAAAGCGACCTCGCCGATCCGCGCGTGCTCCGTAGCGTGCAGCACGCTGGCCTGGGCATGGATGCGCAGTGGCTGGACGATTTTCACCACGCGCTCCATTCGCTGCTCACAGGCGAGCGTGACGGCTACTACCAGGACTACGGCGGCATCGAGCATCTCGCCCGGGCATACGGGCGCGGCTACGTATATGCCGGCGAGTACTCGGGGTACCGCCGGCGTCGTCATGGAGCCGCAGCGAACGACGTCGCGCCGGCGAGCTTCGTGACGTTCATTCAGAATCACGATCAGATCGGCAACCGCATGCTTGGCGACCGGCTGGCGGGGCAGCTGACACGGGAGCAGAACCAGCTGGCGGCGGCCGCACTGCTGCTCTCTCCGTTCACGCCGCTGCTGTTCATGGGCGAAGAGTATGGCGCGGAGACACCATTCCCCTATTTCGTGAGCCACACCGATGAGGAGCTGGTGGCAGCCGTGCGCCGCGGGCGCACCGAGGAGTTCGCCGGCTTCGGCTGGGCCGACGACCCGCCGGATCCGCAGGCCGGCGGAACCTTCGAGTCTGCCGTGCTGAACTGGTCACTGCGCGAAACAGGTGAGCACGCGGCGCGGCTCGCTCTGTACCGCGAGCTCCTGGCGATCCGCCGCGAGCTGCAGGAATTACGGCCTCGATCGTTCGACGAGATCGATACCGCTGTCGATCCCGCGACCCGGATGCTGCGCGTCACGTGCACCACTCCCCGCGGCGCAACCGCGCTTTACCTCCATTTCGGGGACATGCCCGCAACTGCGACCGTGCCCTCCGGAGGCACATGGCGTATCCGGCTCGACACTGGAGCGGGCCCCGCACGCGGGCGCAGCGATGAAGTCGTGCCCGCAGACGCCAGCCTGGAGCTGGCGCCGTGGTCCGCCGTTCTGCTTCTGCGTGAGGGGCTCGAAGCATGA
- the malQ gene encoding 4-alpha-glucanotransferase has translation MTRRPSDRQLLRRLARAWGVQSSYTDGEGRRRHAHDEALLGALRARRAPVESIADVRDALRDRERVQSQQAIEPVVVAWDGRMPRVTLRAGRGARSARCTLETEDGELRTWDIGLRNGRGTIHLRERLPLGRHVLRIDAGTTEHLAWILSAPRQAYTVDGLQWGVFAPVYALAREGTCHGSYTELHELARGMRRRGAALVATLPIHAAFLDAPLDPSPYSPASRLFWNELYVDPAPFAAMPRNDAHAELGECIRSGYVDYRAAAAVHRRLLQPVADRLLAPDGDPDAAAFAARPDVSDYARFRATGDRLRTGWREWPARLRDGRIRDDDPDPASARYHAFVQWAAERQLGAISADREAAGLYLDMPLGVHPDSYDTWRYREIFATDASAGAPPDVLFSGGQDWGFPPMDPDALRADGYAYLAAALRQQFRHASVLRLDHVMSLHRLYWIPSGLPPTEGVYVRYPEDEMFAVLTLESMRAHGAIVGEDLGTVAESVRRRMERHAIHRMFVVQYEVNPEARPPMTAPPRRSAASLNTHDMPTFTGFWQGRDIGDMRDLGLLEESGEEAARTQRARLRSALARHVHLSERAAKAEDPAPILDALLERLASGPAAIVLVGLEDLWLEPEPQNVPGTGPETRPNWRRRFRYPFPGVLHRADVNERLEAIAEARHTASSEEQE, from the coding sequence ATGACGCGGCGCCCCTCGGATCGGCAGTTGCTCCGCCGGCTCGCGCGTGCCTGGGGAGTACAGTCCTCGTACACGGACGGCGAAGGACGGCGTCGCCACGCGCATGACGAGGCGCTGCTCGGAGCGCTCCGGGCGCGCAGGGCACCGGTCGAGTCGATCGCGGACGTCCGCGACGCGCTCAGGGATCGCGAAAGAGTTCAGTCGCAGCAGGCGATCGAGCCGGTCGTCGTCGCCTGGGACGGACGTATGCCGCGCGTAACGCTGCGCGCCGGACGAGGCGCACGCAGCGCGCGCTGCACGCTGGAAACGGAGGATGGCGAGCTGCGCACCTGGGATATCGGCCTGCGCAACGGTCGCGGCACCATCCATCTGCGCGAGCGTCTGCCGCTCGGCCGGCACGTGCTCCGGATCGACGCAGGAACGACCGAGCACCTTGCGTGGATCCTGTCGGCACCTCGCCAGGCGTACACGGTCGACGGGCTGCAGTGGGGCGTCTTCGCACCCGTTTATGCGCTTGCGCGCGAGGGCACCTGTCACGGCTCGTACACCGAGCTGCACGAGCTTGCGCGCGGCATGCGCAGGCGCGGAGCCGCCCTGGTCGCGACGCTGCCGATCCATGCCGCGTTTCTCGACGCACCGCTCGACCCGAGCCCGTACTCGCCGGCCAGCCGCCTCTTCTGGAACGAGCTGTACGTCGATCCGGCGCCGTTCGCTGCCATGCCCCGCAATGATGCCCACGCCGAGCTTGGAGAGTGCATCCGGTCCGGCTACGTCGATTACCGTGCTGCGGCCGCTGTTCATCGCCGACTGCTTCAGCCGGTCGCCGATCGCCTGCTCGCACCCGACGGCGATCCCGACGCAGCCGCGTTCGCGGCGCGTCCCGACGTGAGCGACTATGCGCGGTTTCGCGCAACCGGTGACCGGCTGCGGACCGGCTGGCGGGAGTGGCCCGCGCGGTTGCGCGACGGGCGCATCCGTGACGACGATCCTGATCCTGCGAGCGCCCGCTACCATGCCTTCGTGCAGTGGGCGGCAGAGCGACAGCTCGGCGCGATCTCGGCGGATCGCGAAGCGGCCGGTCTGTACCTCGACATGCCGCTCGGTGTGCATCCGGACAGCTACGACACCTGGCGCTACCGCGAGATCTTCGCCACCGATGCGTCCGCCGGCGCACCACCGGACGTGCTGTTCAGCGGTGGCCAGGACTGGGGGTTCCCGCCGATGGATCCCGATGCCCTGCGCGCCGACGGTTACGCCTACCTCGCTGCAGCGCTGCGCCAGCAGTTCCGCCACGCCAGCGTGCTGCGGCTCGACCACGTCATGTCGCTGCACCGGCTGTACTGGATTCCGAGCGGGCTGCCGCCCACCGAAGGCGTCTACGTGCGCTACCCCGAAGACGAGATGTTCGCGGTGCTCACCCTGGAATCCATGCGTGCGCACGGCGCCATCGTCGGTGAGGACCTCGGTACCGTCGCCGAATCCGTGCGACGCCGCATGGAACGCCATGCGATCCACCGGATGTTCGTGGTGCAGTACGAGGTGAATCCCGAGGCCAGACCGCCCATGACAGCGCCGCCTCGCCGCAGCGCTGCCTCGCTGAACACGCACGACATGCCGACGTTCACCGGATTCTGGCAGGGGCGCGACATCGGCGACATGCGCGACCTCGGACTGCTCGAAGAGAGCGGCGAGGAAGCCGCCCGGACGCAGCGGGCGCGGCTGCGCTCGGCACTGGCGCGCCATGTGCACCTGTCGGAACGGGCCGCAAAGGCCGAAGATCCCGCACCCATCCTGGACGCACTGCTCGAACGGCTGGCATCCGGCCCCGCCGCCATCGTGCTCGTCGGGCTGGAGGATCTATGGCTGGAGCCCGAGCCGCAGAACGTGCCCGGGACCGGCCCGGAAACGCGACCGAACTGGCGGCGCAGGTTCCGCTACCCGTTCCCTGGCGTACTTCACCGTGCTGACGTCAACGAGCGACTCGAAGCCATCGCCGAGGCGCGCCACACCGCCTCAAGCGAGGAGCAGGAATGA
- a CDS encoding alpha-1,4-glucan--maltose-1-phosphate maltosyltransferase, with the protein MPARTGQREAGDGRRRVVIEGVQPEIDCGRFPIKRVIGEPVVVEADIFADGHDALTARLVWRHESQRSWRGIDMEALVNDRWRGSFTVDRLGRYLYGLVAWVDPFKTWRRDLEKRIAAGQDVDVDLQIGAGIVEAAARRAGERDRETLIAAAQSLRTGDLDTRLRTAAADRLQRIVSRYPDLDHATRYHRELPVVVDTPRANFSAWYELFPRSTGPAGRHGTLRDVIDQLDYVAELGFDVLYLPPIHPIGRTRRKGPNNREVGGDSALGSPWAIGAAEGGHKAIHPELGTLDDLRALVAAARDRGIELALDIAFQASPDHPYLREHPEWFRKRPDGTMQYAENPPKKYQDIYPFDFESEDWQSLWEELESVFRFWIEQGIRTFRVDNPHTKAFAFWEWTITRLKAEFPDLVLLSEAFTRPRIMYRLAKLGYTQSYTYFAWRYTKQDFIEYMTELTQTEVIEYFRPSFWPNTPDILTEQMQSGARSVFITRFALAATLSSNYGIYGPAFELMEHTPREQGSEEYLDSEKYQLRDWDLEREDSLRDFIARVNTIRRENPALHTNRTLRFHRIDNDQLLAYTKQSLDGRNVVLVVVNLDPNWTQAGWVELPLEQLGLPEASPYLAHDLLTGARYSWQGAWNFVELNPAAGPVHIMRLEPLEEGPPHA; encoded by the coding sequence ATGCCAGCACGAACGGGACAACGGGAGGCCGGCGACGGGCGCCGGCGTGTGGTGATCGAGGGGGTTCAACCGGAAATCGACTGCGGCCGCTTCCCGATCAAGCGTGTGATCGGCGAGCCGGTCGTCGTGGAAGCCGACATCTTCGCTGACGGGCATGACGCCCTGACCGCGCGGCTGGTCTGGCGACACGAGAGCCAGCGCAGCTGGCGCGGTATCGACATGGAGGCGCTGGTCAATGACCGCTGGCGCGGCAGCTTCACGGTCGACCGGCTCGGACGCTACCTGTACGGCCTCGTGGCCTGGGTCGACCCGTTCAAGACCTGGCGGCGCGACCTCGAGAAGCGCATCGCGGCCGGCCAGGACGTCGACGTCGACCTGCAGATCGGCGCCGGGATCGTGGAAGCTGCGGCCCGGCGCGCGGGGGAGCGCGATCGTGAAACGCTCATCGCAGCGGCGCAGTCACTGCGCACCGGGGACCTCGACACGCGGCTAAGGACGGCCGCCGCGGATCGGCTCCAGCGCATCGTGTCGCGCTACCCGGATCTCGACCACGCGACCCGCTACCACCGCGAGCTGCCGGTCGTCGTGGACACGCCGCGCGCAAACTTCAGCGCGTGGTACGAGCTGTTTCCCCGCTCCACCGGGCCCGCGGGCCGCCATGGGACCCTGCGCGACGTGATCGACCAGCTGGACTACGTCGCGGAGCTCGGCTTCGACGTGCTGTACCTGCCGCCGATCCATCCGATCGGCCGGACCCGGCGCAAAGGGCCCAACAACCGGGAGGTCGGTGGGGACAGCGCCCTGGGCAGCCCCTGGGCGATCGGCGCCGCGGAGGGCGGCCACAAGGCCATCCACCCCGAGCTCGGCACGCTCGACGACCTCCGTGCGCTCGTGGCTGCCGCGCGTGACCGCGGCATCGAGCTCGCCCTCGACATCGCGTTCCAGGCCTCGCCCGATCATCCGTACCTGCGCGAGCACCCGGAGTGGTTCCGCAAACGACCGGACGGAACGATGCAGTATGCGGAGAATCCGCCGAAGAAGTACCAGGACATCTATCCATTCGATTTCGAGTCCGAGGACTGGCAGTCGCTCTGGGAGGAGCTCGAGAGTGTCTTCCGCTTCTGGATCGAGCAGGGCATTCGAACCTTCCGGGTCGACAATCCGCACACCAAGGCCTTCGCCTTCTGGGAATGGACGATCACCCGGCTGAAGGCGGAGTTTCCGGATCTCGTCCTGCTGTCCGAGGCGTTCACGCGCCCGCGCATCATGTATCGCCTCGCCAAGCTCGGCTACACGCAGTCCTACACCTACTTTGCATGGCGCTACACCAAACAGGATTTCATCGAGTACATGACGGAGCTGACGCAGACGGAGGTGATCGAGTACTTCCGGCCCAGCTTCTGGCCGAACACGCCCGATATCCTGACAGAACAGATGCAGAGCGGCGCCAGGTCCGTATTCATCACCAGGTTTGCCCTGGCCGCAACGCTGTCGTCCAACTACGGCATCTACGGACCCGCTTTCGAGCTGATGGAGCACACGCCGCGTGAGCAAGGCAGCGAGGAGTACCTGGACTCCGAGAAGTACCAGCTGCGCGACTGGGACCTGGAGCGAGAGGACAGCCTGCGCGACTTCATCGCCCGGGTGAACACGATCCGGCGCGAAAACCCCGCGCTGCACACCAATCGGACGCTGCGCTTCCACCGCATCGACAACGACCAGTTGCTCGCGTACACCAAGCAGAGCCTGGATGGCCGAAACGTGGTGCTCGTCGTCGTCAACCTGGACCCGAACTGGACACAGGCAGGCTGGGTGGAGCTGCCGCTGGAGCAGCTCGGACTGCCGGAGGCGTCGCCCTACCTCGCGCACGACCTGCTGACCGGCGCGCGCTACTCCTGGCAGGGTGCGTGGAACTTCGTGGAGCTGAACCCGGCCGCCGGGCCGGTTCACATCATGAGACTGGAGCCACTCGAGGAGGGACCGCCGCATGCCTAG